In the genome of Asterias amurensis chromosome 16, ASM3211899v1, one region contains:
- the LOC139948639 gene encoding hypoxia-inducible factor 1-alpha inhibitor-like: MPLEFVNKPVPITRVEHLRPDSFKQRYRNKHPIILTKIISDWLPVTKWTTSYLQEALEQTCPNGDLQVFSSLDNKLFINNPEVVQTVNISPKDFLNLVFDHQEQSAKQRFYLRTHSMPDILFNDINIPAQVKSLLDVFCSNEDENTGMNRAVEVQCPTKTENVKERTEQSALCSPDEGLSAWEQMLSCDVHDENSVSIELEDSANIQQKLPHYQNVSLMDTSWQKLQARIFNQPTMQLWVGTKGNVTPLHYDRNHGLLAQIVGRKELILFSHEDTPNLYPHVSYSERAHTSRVDLRKVYAEEDKRFPRLKNAQPYTCTLQPGELLYMPPFWWHDVTSLDDCVSVTLPWDMDSSETVPGCMLA; encoded by the coding sequence ATGCCTTTGGAGTTTGTAAACAAGCCTGTGCCAATTACTCGTGTAGAGCATCTCAGGCCTGACTCTTTCAAACAGAGATACAGAAACAAACATCCaatcattttaacaaaaatcatTTCTGATTGGTTGCCAGTAACAAAATGGACAACTTCTTATCTGCAAGAGGCCCTCGAACAAACCTGTCCCAATGGTGACCTTCAAGTGTTTTCCTCACTTGACAACAAGTTGTTTATAAATAACCCTGAGGTAGTACAAACAGTAAACATTTCCCCTAAAGACTTTCTCAACCTTGTTTTTGACCACCAAGAGCAGTCTGCAAAACAGCGGTTTTACTTGAGGACCCATTCAATGCCAGACATCTTATTCAATGATATTAATATTCCTGCTCAGGTTAAGTCACTATTGGATGTGTTTTGTTCTAATGAAGACGAAAACACAGGAATGAATAGAGCAGTGGAAGTTCAGTGTCCGACTAAAACTGAAAATGTTAAAGAACGCACAGAGCAGTCTGCTTTATGTAGTCCTGATGAGGGACTCTCTGCATGGGAACAAATGCTATCATGTGATGTCCATGATGAAAATTCAGTTAGTATTGAACTTGAAGATTCAGCTAATATTCAACAGAAACTGCCACATTATCAAAATGTGTCTCTGATGGACACTTCCTGGCAAAAGTTGCAGGCCCGTATCTTTAATCAGCCTACAATGCAGCTTTGGGTTGGAACAAAAGGAAATGTTACACCACTACACTACGATCGCAATCATGGTTTACTCGCGCAAATTGTTGGTCGAAAAGAGCTCATTCTCTTCTCACATGAGGATACACCCAACTTATATCCTCATGTTAGTTATTCAGAGCGTGCTCACACAAGCCGAGTAGATCTCAGGAAAGTTTATGCGGAAGAAGATAAACGGTTTCCTAGGTTGAAGAATGCACAAccctatacatgtactttacaaCCAGGGGAACTTTTGTACATGCCCCCATTCTGGTGGCATGATGTGACGTCATTAGATGATTGTGTTTCTGTGACTCTACCATGGGATATGGATAGCAGTGAAACTGTACCAGGATGTATGCTTGCATAA
- the LOC139948641 gene encoding phenazine biosynthesis-like domain-containing protein 1 yields the protein MVALSTQSFAINSQVKSEMAAEKFGNFAVSGQEGRLPMVTVDAFTDIPFAGNPAAICLLNEDIPDETKMKIAAEMNLSETAYLQTVEPEESFQNASRVKIRWFTPTNEVNLCGHATLASAAALFYVVGNRCDSIRFQSKSGELIASREGKSIGLDFPLNKPSKEDEAPLSELIQVTIGDYKPQEVFYSETTKKLLLRLSDSETRDTLESLKPDCTAMMAAPNASHVRGVIVTLKGNRDNGAVDAEDRQYDFISRYFSPWNGIPEDPVTGSAHTVLAGYWAKKLSKKELYARQCSKRGGDIEMRVRDDGRVDLLGRATVVLQGEIAI from the exons ATGGTGGCGCTGTCAACCCAAAGTTTCGCGATCAACTCACAGGTTAAGTCTGAAATGGCAGCCGAAAAGTTTGGAAATTTTGCTGTTTCTGGACAAGAAGGACGGTTGCCAATGGTGACAGTGGATGCATTCACCGATATACCTTTTGCTGGAAACCCAGCTGCTATCTGCCTGCTAAATGAG GATATTCCAGATGAGACTAAGATGAAAATTGCAGCTGAGATGAATCTATCAGAGACGGCTTATTTACAGACGGTCGAACCGGAAGAATCATTTCAGAATG CAAGTCGGGTGAAGATTCGTTGGTTCACTCCCACCAATGAGGTCAATCTTTGTGGCCATGCGACCCTAGCATCTGCAGCAGCCTTGTTTTACGTTGTTGGTAACAGGTGTGATTCCATCAGGTTTCAATCCAAGAGTGGGGAGCTGATAGCGAGTCGAGAAGGGAAGTCCATCGGCTTGGATTTCCCTCTAAATAAACCATCAAAAGAG GATGAGGCACCTCTATCAGAACTAATTCAG GTAACCATTGGTGACTATAAACCccaagaagttttttattctgAAACAACTAAAAAACTGCTGCTTAGACTTTCGGACTCTGAGACAAG AGACACTTTGGAGAGTCTGAAACCAGACTGTACAGCCATGATGGCTGCCCCTAATGCTTCTCACGTACGGGGTGTTATAGTGACACTGAAGGGTAACCGTGACAACGGTGCCGTGGATGCAGAAGATAGACAGTATGATTTCATCTCCAGGTATTTTTCTCCGTGGAACGGTATCCCAGAAGACCCTGTTACAG GTTCTGCACACACTGTTTTAGCTGGTTACTGGGCAAAGAAACTGAGCAAGAAAGAACTTTATG CTCGTCAGTGTTCAAAGAGGGGCGGTGATATTGAGATGAGGGTACGGGATGACGGGCGCGTTGATCTACTTGGACGAGCTACAGTTGTACTTCAGGGTGAAATTGCTATTTAG